From a region of the Aeoliella mucimassa genome:
- a CDS encoding CbiX/SirB N-terminal domain-containing protein, with amino-acid sequence MFQQQSGVDIVEHAHMELADPTVAQAFAACVEQGAKTVVVFPYFLSPGRHWSQDIPRLAAAAAAEHPGVSHLVTAPLGLHSLICDVISERITTCLAHHTQTGPTCRSLRRCSPVPASLANA; translated from the coding sequence TTGTTCCAGCAACAAAGCGGTGTCGACATCGTGGAGCACGCCCACATGGAGCTGGCCGATCCGACTGTCGCCCAGGCGTTTGCTGCGTGTGTGGAACAAGGCGCAAAGACCGTTGTGGTTTTCCCTTATTTTCTTTCGCCCGGTCGGCACTGGTCGCAGGACATTCCTCGGCTCGCCGCGGCGGCGGCCGCCGAGCACCCGGGCGTTTCGCACCTGGTGACTGCTCCGCTGGGACTGCATTCGCTGATATGCGACGTGATTTCCGAGCGCATCACGACCTGCCTTGCCCACCATACGCAAACTGGCCCAACGTGCCGATCTTTGCGACGATGCAGCCCAGTGCCAGCTTCGCTAGCAAACGCGTGA
- a CDS encoding ImmA/IrrE family metallo-endopeptidase, translating to MFADIPYEDWSAALDSTVDELLWESGVCEPAVDAFLVAIRLGLVVTEDLLQSSRARLVRFSAQHQPPATDHTATTIVLGEEQRFERRQFAVAHELGEFAAERVFARLTIDPRTAPFGGREQVANLLAARLLLPARWFRKTALACDWDLLEIKRVFWTASHELIARRMLDMSPPVVISVFDQGHLSWRNSNSGVRPQALLDTEYDCWQRAHHLGEPARAEPHDSELTSCTSVRCWPIHEPDWRREIMRSEVEAWH from the coding sequence ATGTTTGCCGATATTCCCTACGAAGACTGGTCTGCTGCCCTCGATTCGACCGTGGACGAACTATTGTGGGAGTCTGGCGTCTGCGAGCCAGCGGTCGATGCGTTCCTGGTCGCCATTCGGCTTGGACTCGTCGTGACCGAAGACCTGCTGCAATCGTCGCGGGCGCGGCTGGTAAGGTTCTCCGCGCAGCACCAGCCGCCAGCTACCGACCACACAGCGACCACCATCGTGCTGGGCGAAGAGCAGCGATTCGAACGCCGGCAGTTTGCCGTGGCCCACGAACTGGGCGAGTTTGCCGCCGAGCGAGTGTTTGCCCGCTTAACGATCGACCCGCGAACGGCTCCCTTTGGTGGTCGCGAGCAGGTGGCCAATCTACTGGCCGCCAGGCTGTTGCTGCCCGCCCGCTGGTTTCGCAAGACCGCGCTCGCGTGCGACTGGGACCTGCTGGAAATTAAGCGAGTATTCTGGACCGCCAGCCATGAACTGATCGCCCGGCGGATGCTCGATATGTCGCCCCCGGTAGTGATCAGCGTGTTCGACCAAGGGCACCTGTCCTGGCGAAACAGCAACTCAGGAGTCCGCCCGCAAGCGTTGCTCGACACCGAGTACGATTGCTGGCAGCGGGCGCACCATCTCGGCGAGCCGGCTCGTGCCGAGCCGCATGACAGTGAGCTTACGTCGTGTACGTCGGTGCGGTGCTGGCCGATCCATGAACCCGACTGGCGGAGAGAGATCATGCGCAGCGAAGTCGAAGCCTGGCACTAA
- the rimO gene encoding 30S ribosomal protein S12 methylthiotransferase RimO, which yields MQELPIASNRPATPQPATPGNKGRYAFISLGCPKNLVDSERMLGLLQLDGYELVPSPDDADFAIVNTCGFIESARDESFAAIDEMLERKRQGLLRGVIVSGCLAERQQEQLLEDRPDIDHLVGVFGREEVTKVADRLIGGLDEQRLVFKPAPVRALADTQRMRVTPRHFAYLKISEGCDRLCTFCAIPKMRGKHATKPMEDVLAEARELAADGVKELVIVAQDTTYYGIDLYGEPRLAELLRQLEAVEGIDWIRLMYLYPMYFNDELIDTIAASDKILPYLDMPLQHINNRMLKRMQRRVTREQTEELVSKLRERVPDLILRTTMITGFPGETEEEFNELAEYLATERFERLGVFTYSLEPDTPAARLPDHLDEETKNRRRDTLMALQQQVAFDFADEQVGTQQPVLIDSPVPDEPTAWIGRTIADAPDVDCVVYVTGEQLSAGQMVTCEIVARSDYDLVGVALT from the coding sequence ATGCAAGAACTCCCCATTGCCTCGAACCGTCCCGCGACTCCCCAACCCGCTACCCCGGGCAATAAGGGGCGTTATGCCTTTATCAGTTTGGGTTGTCCCAAGAACCTGGTCGACAGCGAGCGGATGCTCGGTCTGCTGCAGCTCGACGGCTACGAACTGGTCCCCTCGCCCGACGACGCCGACTTTGCGATCGTCAACACGTGCGGCTTCATCGAGTCGGCCCGCGACGAATCGTTTGCTGCGATCGACGAGATGCTCGAGCGTAAGCGTCAGGGGCTGCTGCGGGGGGTCATTGTGAGCGGTTGCCTGGCCGAACGCCAGCAAGAGCAACTGCTGGAAGACCGGCCCGACATCGATCATTTGGTTGGCGTGTTTGGCCGCGAAGAAGTGACCAAGGTGGCCGACCGCTTGATTGGCGGACTCGACGAGCAGCGGCTGGTCTTCAAACCGGCTCCCGTACGAGCGCTGGCCGACACGCAGCGGATGCGAGTCACCCCCAGGCACTTCGCGTATCTCAAGATCTCCGAAGGGTGCGACCGGCTGTGCACGTTCTGTGCGATTCCCAAGATGCGGGGCAAGCACGCGACCAAGCCGATGGAAGACGTACTGGCCGAAGCCCGCGAGTTGGCCGCCGACGGCGTGAAGGAACTGGTGATCGTCGCCCAGGACACCACCTACTATGGCATCGACCTGTATGGCGAGCCGCGCCTGGCCGAACTGCTGCGGCAACTCGAGGCCGTCGAAGGCATCGACTGGATCCGCTTGATGTACTTGTACCCGATGTACTTCAACGACGAGTTGATCGATACGATAGCCGCGTCGGACAAGATATTGCCGTACCTGGATATGCCGCTGCAGCACATCAACAACCGGATGCTCAAGCGAATGCAGCGCCGGGTGACTCGCGAGCAGACCGAAGAACTGGTCAGCAAGCTTCGCGAGCGGGTGCCCGATCTCATTCTGCGGACCACCATGATCACCGGCTTTCCTGGGGAGACCGAGGAAGAGTTCAACGAGCTGGCCGAATACCTGGCGACCGAGCGTTTCGAACGCCTGGGAGTGTTCACCTACTCGCTCGAACCCGATACGCCAGCGGCCCGCTTGCCGGATCACTTGGACGAAGAGACCAAGAACCGGCGCCGCGACACGTTGATGGCCCTGCAGCAGCAGGTGGCCTTCGATTTTGCCGACGAGCAAGTTGGTACCCAACAGCCGGTGCTGATCGACTCGCCGGTGCCGGATGAACCAACTGCCTGGATCGGCCGCACGATTGCCGACGCTCCCGACGTGGACTGCGTGGTGTACGTGACCGGCGAGCAACTTTCGGCCGGACAGATGGTGACCTGCGAGATCGTCGCCCGCAGCGATTACGATTTGGTAGGAGTCGCCCTCACTTAG
- the pgsA gene encoding CDP-diacylglycerol--glycerol-3-phosphate 3-phosphatidyltransferase produces the protein MPASADGIVWNVPNRLSAARIVLAILCFVTICLEWYLLSLVLFVIASATDWLDGYWARKYNQITQLGRILDPFADKVIICGTFILLGAVEGSLVPAWVAVLITARELLVTALRSLIEGRSMDFSAKWAGKWKMVAQCAVVILSLWRLGRAAAWQPPSLVLDNILILMVLVAIISTVYSGWGYVKLAIVMLRPADNTTDSANSTNA, from the coding sequence ATGCCTGCTTCGGCCGATGGAATCGTCTGGAATGTCCCGAATCGACTCTCGGCAGCACGGATCGTCCTGGCGATTCTCTGCTTCGTGACGATCTGCCTGGAATGGTACCTGCTGAGCCTGGTGCTGTTTGTGATTGCCTCGGCGACCGACTGGCTCGATGGATACTGGGCCCGCAAGTACAACCAGATTACGCAGCTCGGGCGCATTCTCGATCCGTTTGCCGATAAGGTCATCATCTGCGGTACGTTCATTTTGCTAGGGGCGGTCGAAGGTTCGTTGGTGCCCGCCTGGGTGGCGGTGCTCATCACCGCTCGCGAGCTGCTGGTCACCGCGCTGCGGAGCTTGATTGAGGGTCGCAGCATGGATTTCTCGGCCAAATGGGCGGGTAAATGGAAAATGGTGGCCCAGTGCGCGGTGGTCATCTTGAGCCTGTGGCGGCTCGGTCGGGCAGCCGCCTGGCAGCCCCCGTCGCTGGTGCTCGACAACATATTGATCCTGATGGTGCTCGTTGCCATCATCTCCACGGTCTATAGTGGATGGGGGTACGTGAAGCTCGCCATCGTGATGCTCCGCCCTGCCGACAATACGACCGACTCGGCCAATTCGACCAACGCTTAG
- a CDS encoding CPBP family intramembrane glutamic endopeptidase, which translates to MDQANLEVSPFAAMVLSFVLLASLASCAIWIARWTSKGYVLGHQPRRPVPWGWGAALPAMLLTSAAVLSTITKRLQPPVEEVAEFDATSFLDSQVSFIVFQFALLLGVIVLLVITCGARGRDFGMPRSVTQFFEDIGLGLWSGFTCLVPVYVIQVLSVMVLGIPPGHPLLDRMMENPDMRVFIAAGFSAVIAAPILEEIMFRLLMQGGLEHIEHRALNPPPALVEPTLAEELSEEPIPAPSPVDTAAADAAPAEPPPTPTIGRGSEVWEELEPDLTVLPPEPPSGQGALPGLGIGWGPILASSFFFGLAHLGSGPSPIPLFVFALFQGYLYQRTHRIVPCIVAHMLINSISIGTMVLMLLKS; encoded by the coding sequence ATGGACCAAGCCAACCTGGAAGTTTCGCCCTTCGCGGCGATGGTGTTGTCGTTCGTGCTGCTGGCGAGTCTCGCGAGTTGTGCGATCTGGATCGCGCGGTGGACTTCTAAAGGCTACGTACTTGGCCATCAACCACGACGCCCGGTTCCGTGGGGCTGGGGAGCCGCGCTGCCAGCGATGTTGCTGACCAGTGCTGCGGTGCTGTCGACCATCACCAAGCGGCTGCAACCGCCGGTGGAGGAAGTCGCCGAGTTCGATGCCACGAGTTTTCTCGACTCGCAGGTGTCGTTCATCGTGTTCCAATTCGCCTTGTTGCTCGGCGTGATCGTGCTGCTGGTGATCACCTGCGGCGCCAGAGGTCGCGACTTCGGTATGCCTCGCTCGGTGACTCAGTTCTTCGAGGATATAGGACTCGGACTGTGGTCGGGGTTCACCTGCTTGGTGCCGGTCTACGTGATCCAGGTGCTCAGCGTGATGGTGCTCGGCATCCCCCCGGGACATCCGTTGCTCGACCGCATGATGGAGAACCCCGACATGCGGGTGTTCATCGCGGCCGGCTTTTCCGCGGTGATTGCGGCTCCTATTCTGGAAGAGATCATGTTCCGCCTGCTGATGCAGGGGGGACTCGAACACATTGAGCATCGCGCGCTGAATCCCCCGCCAGCATTGGTGGAGCCCACGCTCGCCGAGGAGTTGAGCGAGGAACCGATTCCGGCTCCATCTCCGGTGGATACTGCCGCGGCCGACGCCGCCCCGGCCGAACCGCCGCCGACGCCGACTATCGGGCGAGGGAGCGAAGTGTGGGAAGAACTGGAACCCGATCTGACAGTCCTCCCCCCCGAACCACCAAGCGGGCAGGGAGCCTTGCCCGGGCTGGGGATTGGCTGGGGGCCGATTCTGGCTTCGTCGTTCTTTTTCGGCCTGGCTCACCTTGGCTCGGGTCCGAGTCCGATTCCGCTGTTTGTGTTCGCTCTGTTTCAGGGCTATTTGTACCAACGCACCCACCGCATCGTGCCGTGCATTGTCGCTCACATGCTGATCAACAGCATCTCGATCGGCACCATGGTGTTGATGCTGCTCAAATCCTGA
- a CDS encoding DUF167 domain-containing protein, with translation MLDLEIQGDAVLLPVKARAGGRVNGATGVRQGALLVSVTQVAEKGKANKAIAAVLAKLLGCSKSQLDLVRGATSSEKVFLVSGVGVEAIQDRVKQILGDA, from the coding sequence ATGCTCGATCTCGAAATCCAAGGCGACGCGGTGCTGCTGCCGGTGAAAGCCCGGGCCGGCGGGCGTGTGAACGGAGCGACCGGCGTCCGCCAGGGGGCCCTGCTGGTGTCGGTGACCCAGGTCGCCGAAAAAGGCAAAGCCAACAAGGCGATTGCAGCAGTGCTGGCCAAATTACTCGGCTGCAGCAAGTCGCAGCTGGATCTCGTGCGAGGGGCCACTTCGTCGGAAAAAGTGTTCCTGGTCTCGGGAGTCGGGGTCGAAGCCATCCAGGATCGCGTGAAACAGATACTCGGCGACGCGTAG
- a CDS encoding efflux RND transporter periplasmic adaptor subunit gives MSNWTHYLVRYVTLTVITVFALGIMVWVSMRDDSAAQRAREQLTAPLPVVAQQKPLVAVAPVEATLCEVTTKFSGKIRPWETYSLSFEQAGKIVELGKDENGQPLDDGSRVTAGQMLARIDDRVLRAQAAEAAANLEQASSDLTRAREVRAGGFGGITESEFQEALTNEALAKAAVEVANKNLQDAVLYSPVDATIARRLAEPGESVNSRETVFELVQNQDVLLVIDVPESQITELQQRALAVREAQATNTDDEEARLFRARVQLESRDRFGGRLPMISAQVYRIAELADTRTGLFEVEIKVPNPDRLLRPGMVATAELVIDRLSAYRVPESAVLFRGDETYVFALEEQDEPLQVMFWTFDQVLLPTAHKVLLEQWIDQGDTLLVPSTTVDLQQVVVRGHQRLSDGQHVRITDTESATSTAGPTDESSDDSMAQTQR, from the coding sequence ATGTCCAACTGGACGCACTACCTGGTCCGCTACGTCACGCTCACGGTGATTACCGTCTTTGCGCTGGGAATCATGGTTTGGGTCAGCATGCGCGACGATTCCGCTGCTCAGCGCGCCCGCGAACAACTTACCGCCCCGCTGCCGGTGGTCGCTCAGCAGAAACCGCTGGTGGCGGTCGCCCCAGTCGAGGCGACCCTGTGCGAAGTGACCACCAAGTTCAGCGGCAAGATCCGCCCTTGGGAGACCTACTCGCTGAGCTTCGAGCAAGCGGGCAAGATCGTTGAGCTCGGCAAGGACGAAAACGGCCAGCCGCTCGACGATGGTAGCCGAGTGACTGCAGGGCAGATGCTCGCCAGAATCGACGATCGCGTGCTGCGTGCCCAGGCGGCCGAAGCCGCGGCCAACCTGGAGCAAGCCTCGAGCGACCTGACCCGCGCCCGGGAAGTCCGTGCCGGCGGGTTCGGCGGCATCACCGAGTCGGAGTTCCAGGAAGCCCTGACCAACGAAGCCCTGGCCAAAGCCGCGGTGGAGGTCGCAAACAAAAACCTGCAAGACGCGGTGCTCTACTCGCCGGTCGATGCGACGATCGCCCGCCGGTTGGCCGAGCCAGGCGAGTCGGTCAACAGCCGCGAGACCGTGTTCGAGCTGGTCCAGAACCAAGACGTGCTGCTGGTGATCGATGTGCCGGAGTCGCAAATCACCGAGCTTCAGCAACGCGCCCTCGCAGTGCGCGAAGCCCAGGCGACCAACACCGACGACGAAGAAGCCCGCCTGTTCCGCGCCCGCGTGCAGTTGGAATCTCGCGACCGCTTCGGCGGCCGACTGCCGATGATCAGCGCCCAGGTGTATCGCATCGCCGAGCTGGCAGATACGCGAACCGGGTTGTTCGAAGTCGAAATCAAAGTGCCCAATCCCGACCGGCTGCTCCGTCCTGGCATGGTCGCGACCGCCGAACTGGTGATCGACCGCCTGAGCGCGTACCGGGTTCCGGAATCGGCCGTGCTGTTCCGTGGCGACGAAACCTACGTGTTTGCTCTCGAGGAGCAGGACGAACCTCTGCAGGTGATGTTCTGGACCTTCGACCAGGTGCTGCTGCCGACCGCTCACAAGGTGTTGCTCGAGCAGTGGATCGACCAAGGCGATACGTTGCTCGTTCCTTCGACCACGGTCGACTTGCAGCAGGTTGTTGTTCGCGGGCATCAACGTTTGTCGGATGGTCAGCACGTGCGAATCACCGACACCGAGTCGGCGACCAGCACCGCGGGGCCGACCGATGAATCGTCCGACGACTCGATGGCTCAAACCCAGCGGTAG
- a CDS encoding efflux RND transporter permease subunit, with protein sequence MKISNYAIDRPRIVTVLTLLVMLLAVFACLLTPVQRAPAISKAVILVAIPYPDSQPSEAENEIARKVEDALSELQSVDYLASTNMRGSSVTQIIFLDDVDPDDARREVKDLVDRIRNELPAGREVQPVITDIDFENMPLMLVSITAPDAVDDRTLKEIAEDVQEQLETVEGVANTQLFGGKEREIHVDVYPDRMVQYDVSLGQLRQALSDFHAEVPAGAFTTGEFDRQIRNESKLRSVDDIREAIVTSAEGRVIRVRDVAKVVDTHRKVLNLAQLNGQRSATIVVNKEADINTLGAADGVKQKVEDLRDQYPDLKFYTSRSASDEIWVMFRVLGSSAVFGAMLVLIILGWTMGLRISLLVLLAIPFSTAVGLVFLYATGIPISNMVVFSFILVLGMVVDGAIIVAENIHRHIERGEEPVHAAKVGIEEVGLPVIAADMTTIAAYLPMLLVPGIMGDFMGVMPKVVSVALVGSILVDHFIIPTLAARWYSRREPKANEAGAFAKLTATSEADESHEAARVRPNIGFFTRMYAWVLRESLQGITPLFIIIWCAIGVFGAGKLMTHLGFNFFPASDRGQFIVKYELPLGYSIEETLAASKVITDRLDDWKETGILVNYVTSVGSASAMATRVDDDPATGPEFGQVQVELVPPMDRTVHSREVMNYLRRNVELLPGMKMTIAEVQDGPPGGAKVSVRFTGKDVAQLGDIAKTTRDSLKQIPGTLDVKTDYRDDAPVLIIEPKPEVVGLAGLTEMQIARAVQTAIAGDTAVQITLDDEDINLRLQLAPEYQKHPEDLKRLLLTGPDGREASIGSLAKLNRDVDLFSVNRYERNRAVITNCDVDDSKQPAEVFGVLATEVLPAMGFRPVEGAEKTVEGYAKQFIGKAASDAEGVQAEFAGENDERDKNFGYLLNSMIIAVILIAAILVMQFNSFRQAVVVMCTVPLSFIGVILGMWATDSPFSLATFIGLVSLTGIVVNDAIVLVDFANQARKRGLSVRQSLVEAGVNRLRPVLLTTVTTCGGLLPLMLNISGGAEFWQPLTGAIVFGLMFATILTLLVIPCAYYFSYKFPAWMQCMIVVLPLTAIVWRVLYGMDKTDLQRMQLTVWEGTGTVLAIGLVLCGLLALNALRQGKSLVWNDC encoded by the coding sequence ATGAAGATCAGCAACTACGCCATCGACCGACCACGGATCGTTACCGTGCTGACACTGCTTGTCATGCTGCTGGCGGTGTTCGCTTGCCTGCTGACTCCGGTGCAGCGTGCTCCCGCGATCAGCAAAGCGGTGATCCTGGTCGCGATCCCCTACCCCGACTCGCAGCCGAGCGAAGCCGAAAACGAAATCGCCCGCAAAGTCGAAGACGCCCTCAGCGAACTGCAGAGCGTCGACTACCTGGCTTCGACCAACATGCGCGGCTCGTCGGTCACGCAGATCATTTTTCTCGACGATGTCGATCCCGACGACGCCCGCCGCGAAGTGAAGGACCTGGTCGATCGAATTCGCAACGAGCTTCCCGCGGGTCGCGAAGTGCAACCGGTGATCACCGATATCGACTTCGAGAACATGCCGCTGATGTTGGTGAGCATCACCGCGCCCGACGCAGTCGACGATCGCACGCTCAAGGAGATCGCCGAAGACGTACAGGAGCAGCTCGAAACCGTCGAAGGGGTTGCAAACACGCAGCTGTTCGGCGGCAAGGAGCGTGAAATCCATGTAGACGTCTATCCTGATCGCATGGTGCAGTACGATGTGTCGCTCGGTCAGCTTCGCCAGGCTTTGTCGGATTTTCATGCCGAGGTTCCCGCAGGGGCGTTCACCACCGGCGAGTTCGATCGTCAGATTCGCAACGAGTCGAAACTCCGCAGCGTCGACGACATTCGCGAAGCGATTGTCACCAGCGCCGAAGGGCGCGTGATTCGCGTTCGCGACGTTGCCAAGGTGGTCGATACCCACCGCAAGGTGCTCAACCTGGCTCAGCTCAACGGGCAGCGTTCCGCGACGATCGTCGTGAACAAGGAAGCCGACATCAACACGCTCGGCGCCGCCGACGGGGTGAAGCAAAAGGTCGAAGACCTCCGCGATCAATATCCTGATCTCAAATTCTATACCTCCCGGAGTGCGTCGGACGAAATTTGGGTGATGTTCCGCGTGCTCGGCTCGAGCGCCGTGTTCGGAGCGATGCTGGTGCTCATCATCCTCGGTTGGACGATGGGCCTGCGGATCTCGCTGCTCGTGCTGCTCGCGATTCCGTTCAGTACCGCTGTAGGGTTGGTGTTCCTGTACGCCACCGGCATTCCCATCTCGAACATGGTGGTCTTCAGCTTTATCCTCGTGCTCGGCATGGTCGTCGACGGCGCGATTATCGTGGCCGAGAACATCCACCGGCACATCGAACGTGGCGAAGAACCAGTGCACGCCGCGAAGGTCGGCATCGAAGAAGTCGGGCTGCCGGTCATCGCAGCCGACATGACCACCATTGCTGCGTACTTGCCGATGCTACTCGTGCCCGGCATCATGGGCGACTTCATGGGCGTCATGCCTAAGGTGGTGAGCGTCGCGCTGGTCGGCTCGATCCTGGTCGACCACTTCATCATTCCCACGCTTGCTGCCCGTTGGTATAGCCGGCGCGAGCCGAAAGCCAACGAAGCCGGCGCGTTCGCGAAGCTCACTGCAACCAGCGAAGCCGACGAATCGCACGAAGCGGCCCGCGTCCGCCCGAACATCGGGTTCTTCACCCGCATGTACGCGTGGGTGCTGCGTGAATCGCTGCAAGGCATTACTCCGCTGTTCATCATCATCTGGTGTGCGATCGGTGTGTTCGGGGCTGGTAAGCTCATGACGCATCTCGGTTTCAATTTCTTTCCTGCGAGCGATCGCGGACAGTTCATCGTCAAGTACGAATTGCCGCTCGGGTACAGCATCGAAGAAACCCTCGCTGCTTCCAAGGTGATTACCGATCGACTGGATGATTGGAAAGAAACTGGCATTCTCGTAAATTACGTGACTTCCGTAGGTTCTGCGTCGGCCATGGCGACGCGCGTCGACGACGATCCCGCGACCGGACCCGAGTTCGGCCAGGTGCAAGTGGAACTCGTTCCGCCGATGGATCGCACGGTGCACTCCCGCGAAGTGATGAACTACCTGCGCCGGAACGTCGAACTGCTGCCCGGCATGAAAATGACCATTGCCGAAGTGCAGGACGGCCCGCCCGGCGGGGCGAAAGTCTCCGTGCGTTTCACCGGCAAGGACGTCGCACAACTCGGCGATATTGCTAAGACCACGCGCGACAGCTTGAAACAAATCCCCGGCACCCTCGACGTAAAAACCGACTACCGCGACGATGCTCCCGTGCTGATCATCGAACCCAAGCCCGAAGTCGTGGGACTCGCAGGGCTTACCGAAATGCAAATCGCCCGCGCGGTGCAAACCGCCATCGCCGGCGACACCGCGGTGCAAATCACCCTCGACGACGAAGATATCAACCTCCGCTTGCAACTCGCTCCCGAGTACCAGAAGCACCCGGAAGATCTCAAACGCTTGCTGCTCACCGGCCCGGATGGTCGCGAAGCGTCGATCGGTTCACTTGCGAAACTCAATCGCGATGTCGACCTGTTTAGCGTGAATCGATACGAACGCAATCGCGCGGTGATCACCAACTGCGATGTCGACGACTCAAAGCAACCAGCCGAGGTGTTCGGCGTGCTCGCCACCGAAGTGCTGCCGGCCATGGGTTTTCGCCCGGTCGAGGGAGCCGAGAAAACCGTGGAGGGGTACGCCAAGCAGTTCATCGGCAAAGCCGCGAGCGATGCCGAAGGAGTGCAAGCCGAGTTCGCCGGCGAGAACGACGAACGCGACAAAAACTTCGGATACCTGCTGAACAGCATGATCATTGCCGTGATTCTGATCGCTGCGATTCTGGTGATGCAGTTCAACAGCTTCCGCCAGGCAGTGGTCGTCATGTGCACGGTTCCGCTCAGCTTCATCGGGGTGATCCTCGGTATGTGGGCTACCGACTCGCCGTTTAGTTTGGCCACGTTCATCGGGCTCGTGAGCCTAACCGGCATCGTCGTGAACGACGCCATCGTGCTGGTCGACTTCGCCAACCAGGCTCGCAAGCGCGGGCTTTCGGTTCGCCAGTCGCTGGTCGAAGCAGGTGTCAATCGATTGCGTCCGGTGCTGCTGACTACCGTCACTACGTGCGGCGGGTTGTTGCCGCTGATGCTCAACATCTCCGGCGGCGCAGAGTTCTGGCAACCATTGACCGGAGCGATCGTGTTCGGGCTGATGTTCGCGACCATTCTCACGCTGCTGGTGATTCCGTGTGCGTACTACTTCTCGTATAAGTTCCCCGCGTGGATGCAATGCATGATCGTTGTGCTGCCGCTCACTGCGATTGTCTGGCGCGTGCTCTACGGCATGGACAAGACGGACCTTCAGCGGATGCAACTTACCGTGTGGGAAGGCACTGGTACCGTACTGGCGATAGGACTCGTGTTGTGCGGGCTACTCGCCCTGAACGCCCTGCGGCAAGGCAAGTCGCTGGTCTGGAACGACTGCTAA
- a CDS encoding helix-turn-helix domain-containing protein, with amino-acid sequence MGRVRVLDETKKREICTLLTAGMSYQRIASYVGCSRKTIVNERRADEGFDQRLRQARVAHELNPLHAMRKFAATHWRAAAWMLEREERLERARREERRQQRLQPSDIEQLAQRAHDLVKHADIIQLTGQPIAEQVAQLIRDAAGQQESACRADVDDWELDDWGDGEWDASELDNEELDEGEVDCDEPDSEEPASNNLEPEETVEPEETEPEREPLEVADEAPEEPAEACDASSPAVEEAENSFPRGNLSTEDSPSCATENRVNPEENVASELCEIDSHSIELAEVGNNRPDSHSPVGVVSGLAVVPDQRLALPQGVQGE; translated from the coding sequence ATGGGACGAGTACGAGTGCTGGATGAGACCAAAAAACGGGAAATTTGCACGTTGCTGACCGCCGGGATGAGCTACCAGCGGATTGCCAGCTACGTGGGGTGTAGCCGCAAAACGATTGTGAACGAGCGCCGGGCCGACGAGGGGTTCGACCAGCGGTTGCGGCAAGCGCGGGTAGCACATGAGTTGAACCCGCTGCATGCGATGCGCAAGTTCGCTGCGACTCACTGGCGGGCGGCCGCCTGGATGCTGGAACGCGAGGAACGCCTGGAGCGGGCGCGGCGCGAGGAGCGGCGTCAGCAGCGGTTGCAGCCGAGCGATATCGAGCAACTTGCCCAACGAGCGCACGATCTGGTGAAGCATGCGGATATCATCCAACTCACCGGGCAGCCGATCGCCGAGCAGGTGGCCCAGTTGATCCGCGATGCGGCCGGCCAGCAGGAGTCGGCTTGCCGTGCGGATGTAGACGATTGGGAGCTAGATGACTGGGGAGATGGCGAATGGGACGCTAGCGAGTTGGACAACGAGGAGTTGGACGAGGGCGAAGTGGACTGCGACGAGCCCGATTCCGAAGAGCCCGCTTCGAACAATCTGGAGCCCGAGGAGACTGTGGAGCCCGAGGAGACTGAGCCTGAACGCGAACCGTTGGAGGTCGCCGACGAAGCTCCCGAAGAGCCAGCCGAAGCCTGCGATGCGTCGTCGCCGGCGGTGGAGGAGGCTGAGAATAGTTTCCCACGTGGGAATCTATCGACGGAGGATTCTCCCTCGTGTGCGACTGAAAACCGCGTAAATCCCGAGGAAAACGTCGCTTCGGAGCTGTGCGAAATAGATTCCCACTCGATCGAGTTGGCCGAAGTGGGAAACAATCGCCCGGATAGTCATTCGCCGGTCGGGGTGGTGAGCGGTTTAGCAGTCGTTCCAGACCAGCGACTTGCCTTGCCGCAGGGCGTTCAGGGCGAGTAG